One Jatrophihabitans sp. genomic window carries:
- a CDS encoding amino acid adenylation domain-containing protein, translating into MPAAEQYRTFLQLFCAQVAAGPESVAVEAGTEQLTYAQLNARANQLAHHLRERGVGPDTRVAISLPRTPELITALLAVLKAGGAYLPLDPDYPTQRLAYLLHDSDPTLLITDTATSAIVGPAVPADTSVLLLDETDAWAEAPTTDPDPHQVGLTRQHLAYVIYTSGSTGQPKAVLVEHGQLAAIADAWGQVLDLRPGLAHLQMAGFSFDVFTADVVRALGFGGRLVLCPSELLLDGAGLLALMRRSQIGFADFVPAVLNAMLEHWQSAGAGLPALRTVVCGSDVWTAASAARLRQLCGPTVQIVHAYGVTEACVDSTHYVVPAHGLDRLDILPIGRPLPGVRIHLLDEAGQPAPDGVAGEICIGGAGVARGYLNRPELSAERFVASPFLDGERLYRTGDLGRWLPSGELEFLGREDYQVKIRGFRVELGEIEARLTTCPGVREAVVTPRELADGDRRLVAYYLADPPSDGPDSESEPAGPSADAVRQWLAQTLPAHMAPAAYVRLAAWPLTPNGKLDRQALPAPDAQSFGQGEHAEPVGPLESELATIFAELLEVRPISRHDDFFALGGHSLLAARAMSRISQRLGHQAPATALFAAPTVARLAERLTSAQQLTSAGQQGLPPIPVADRTGPLAPSFAQQRLWFLAQLEGGSEAYHVVEAFSLDGPLDRSALAGALDALAARHEALRTRLVTVSGSPVQQIDPADTGFQLAIVDLSGHADAEAELVGIRGQEAAEPFDLARGPLARGRLVVLGPRRHVLLLTLHHVMSDGWSIDVLARELGVLYAALREGRPAQLPPLPAQYADYAAWQRQWLSGEVLAGQCEYWKRALDGAPALLELPTDTPRPAEQDYRGDQLRVELDAELTASLHALSQRHGCTLFMTVLTGWALVLSRLSGQDEVVIGTPTANRRRPELENLIGFFVNTLALRVDLTGDPTGAELLQRVRAVTLAALEHQDLPFEQVVELVNPARSLAHAPVFGVLFAWQNNENSELKLPGVQVRALGAVSSVAKYDLTLSLGESDGRVVGTLEYASALFNAESAERIAGYLRHALDQLARQPDQPAATLALVDAAERRRLAQEAHSTDQPVAHTIAELFRAQVAATPHAIAVESGSQRLTYAQLDAAANQLAHHLRGQGVGPDSVIAVCLPRCPELIVALAAVLKAGAAYLPLDSGYPAQRLGFLLADSRPAMLLTDSSTRAALAGALAPGSLAVLCLDTDSVGWAGAPVQDPAVDRLPAQLAYVLYTSGSTGQPKGVAQTWRTADNLVQWQLTRATAGSRPAARVLQFASISFDVSFQEVWSTLCQGATLVLLPDGSHQELDRLDRFLAEHDVQRAFLPSAVLQQVAGLADSALPGPPSGCEIITAGEALQVNDQLRAWLRRLGGERFYNQYGPTETHAASQEVLPVADADRWPALPSIGTAVDNTRLYVLDARLQPVPVGVVGELYIAGASLARGYLHRPGLTAQRFLPDPFGAAGERMYRTGDLVRRHPDGSLDYTGRADRQVKVRGFRVELGEVESALLALPGVREAAVLVREDQPGDQHLVGYLVGAITVEAAREQLAQRLPGHLVPTRWVPLERLPLTVNGKLDRRALPAPERAGDAAGYQPPATETQARLAEIWAEVLRLDRVGARDDFFALGGHSLLATRLIAAVNQRMSARLSLRSLFQHPVLADLASHLARQSTEQPAGALPDGDAAEEALVLPRLAPDPAGRHQPFPLTDIQQAYWVGRDSTISLGGVGAHGYEEIRLPEFDSDRFTRALNRLIDRHDMLRAVFSSDGQQRVLAQTPPYQMTHHDLRGLAPSDADRGLAEIRDRMSHQLFDAGRWPLFEFAVTLLDGEVRLHLSTDALILDAASTDLLERELAQLYTDPDAELPPLGVTFRDCVLAERSLRQGPRYQRARRYWQQRAGSLAGPPDLPLARQPDTVRRPRFTRYQQVLPAEQWNALKAIAGRHGVTASTLLLTAFAEVLALWSRQPRFTLSLPLFNRLPLHPDINSVLGDFTSLVLLEVDVAADAGFAEQARAVQDRLWQDMDHSAMSGVLVVRELSKARGTQPGAMPVVFNSTVGMADTAPGQAQFTEGDLARALGGETAHSITQTPQVWIDHTVFEVQGRLQFNWDSIDELFGEGMVAQMFAAYCALLDRLAEPAAWQATVDQLLPLARLQPSVQPSPPALPLLHELFQRRAQAQPEAVAVLAADRQLSYGQLDLQARRLAGRLQAAGVRPGELVALSLERGWEQVAATLAVLYAGAAYLPMDPTLPAERVAHLLERTEARLVLVQPGRANAVELPAGVSALAVDEGSCGPAGPDWQPVSRTGDDLAYVIYTSGSTGAPKGVMIDHRGAVNTLLDVNQRFAVGPADRVLALSSLSFDLSVFDIFGALAAGAAVVLLRPQLAGDPAHWLELLHAHRVSVWNSVPTLLGMLVEYAEGGRELPPSLRLVMLSGDWIPLALPGRLRRLAPAAQVHSLGGATEASIWSIHYPIGELDPAWRSVPYGKALANQQFHVLDDALRPCPTWVPGQLHIGGIGLAQGYWRDEARTAASFITHPITGERLYRTGDLGRLLPSGDIEFLGREDGQVKVHGYRVELGEIEATLEAHPAVRAAAVRVWGQAHGDKRLAGYVVVDRAGQGQDEPSRHELTEHLAGKLPAYMVPSSITFLDSFPLSTNGKVDRSRLPEPGRASQPAAEAPAVRSPAELRLVAIVEGVLDQPCIAAEANLLQLGATSIDVVRIANALSSELGFRPQLAQLMRKPTLTELLAMFGQHCREQAIAARAQRGAQHAPGASSGPASADGVGVVEDPRARQQLKAAGLGLRSVDSGAPAVALAAPTDPAFARRYAQLRSVRQFRTEPVGVQTLSQLLAWLSQRELDGRGKYLYGSAGSSYPVQTYLYLKPGRVAGVPGGAYYYDPSEHRLVAVGAGRTLSPDAYDYFVNRPVFQAAAFALFLVAELAAIEPLYGSESLGFCQVEAGAMAQLLTMAAPELGVGLCGIGSVERAELAPLLELGPTHQLVYSMVGGLRAPQPGSIELDGAEMDGAEMDGAEMEQIEI; encoded by the coding sequence TTGCCGGCAGCTGAGCAGTACCGCACCTTTCTCCAGCTGTTCTGCGCACAGGTCGCCGCCGGCCCCGAGTCCGTCGCCGTCGAAGCGGGAACCGAGCAGCTGACCTACGCCCAGCTCAACGCCCGCGCCAACCAGCTCGCCCACCATCTGCGCGAGCGCGGCGTCGGCCCCGACACCCGGGTCGCGATCAGCCTGCCCCGCACCCCTGAGCTCATCACCGCGCTGCTGGCCGTGCTCAAGGCCGGCGGCGCCTACCTGCCCCTGGACCCCGACTACCCCACCCAGCGGCTGGCCTACCTGCTGCACGACAGCGACCCCACCCTGCTGATCACCGACACCGCTACCTCCGCCATCGTCGGACCTGCCGTCCCGGCCGACACCTCCGTGCTCCTGCTGGACGAGACCGACGCCTGGGCCGAGGCCCCGACCACCGACCCGGACCCGCACCAGGTCGGCCTGACCCGCCAGCACCTGGCCTACGTCATCTACACCTCGGGGTCCACCGGCCAGCCGAAGGCGGTGCTGGTCGAGCACGGCCAGTTGGCTGCCATCGCCGACGCCTGGGGGCAGGTGCTGGATTTGCGCCCGGGCCTGGCGCACCTGCAGATGGCCGGCTTCTCCTTCGACGTGTTCACCGCGGACGTGGTGCGCGCGCTCGGCTTCGGCGGCCGGCTGGTGCTCTGCCCGTCCGAGCTGCTGCTCGACGGCGCCGGCCTGCTCGCCCTGATGCGGCGCAGCCAGATCGGCTTCGCCGACTTCGTCCCCGCGGTGTTGAACGCAATGCTGGAGCACTGGCAGAGCGCCGGCGCCGGCCTGCCCGCCTTGCGGACGGTGGTCTGCGGCTCCGACGTCTGGACGGCGGCCAGCGCCGCCCGGTTGCGACAGCTGTGCGGTCCGACGGTGCAGATCGTGCACGCCTACGGCGTCACCGAGGCCTGCGTCGACAGCACCCACTACGTGGTGCCCGCGCACGGGCTGGACCGGCTGGACATCCTGCCGATCGGCCGGCCGCTGCCCGGCGTGCGGATCCACCTGCTGGATGAGGCGGGGCAGCCGGCGCCCGACGGCGTGGCCGGGGAGATCTGCATCGGCGGCGCGGGGGTAGCCCGTGGCTACCTGAACCGGCCTGAGCTGAGCGCCGAGCGCTTCGTGGCCAGCCCGTTCCTCGACGGCGAGCGGCTGTACCGCACCGGCGACCTCGGCCGATGGCTGCCCAGCGGTGAGCTGGAGTTCCTGGGACGCGAGGACTACCAGGTCAAGATCCGCGGCTTCCGGGTCGAGTTGGGCGAGATCGAGGCTCGGTTGACGACCTGCCCCGGGGTGCGGGAGGCGGTGGTGACCCCCCGAGAGCTCGCCGACGGCGACCGGCGCCTGGTGGCCTACTACCTCGCCGACCCTCCCAGCGACGGCCCCGACTCCGAGAGCGAGCCGGCCGGCCCCAGCGCCGACGCCGTCCGGCAGTGGCTGGCCCAGACGTTGCCCGCGCACATGGCGCCGGCCGCCTACGTGCGCCTGGCCGCCTGGCCGCTGACGCCCAACGGCAAGCTCGACCGGCAGGCCCTGCCCGCGCCCGACGCGCAGTCCTTCGGCCAGGGTGAGCACGCCGAGCCGGTCGGGCCGCTGGAGAGCGAGCTGGCCACGATCTTCGCCGAGCTGCTCGAGGTGCGCCCGATCTCCCGGCACGACGATTTCTTCGCCCTGGGCGGGCACTCGCTGCTGGCCGCCCGGGCGATGTCGAGGATCAGCCAGCGACTGGGCCATCAGGCGCCGGCCACCGCGCTGTTCGCCGCCCCCACGGTGGCGCGCCTGGCCGAGCGGCTGACCTCAGCGCAGCAGCTGACATCAGCCGGTCAGCAGGGCCTGCCACCCATACCCGTGGCCGACCGGACCGGGCCGCTGGCGCCGTCCTTCGCCCAGCAGCGGCTGTGGTTCCTGGCGCAGCTGGAAGGCGGCAGCGAGGCCTACCACGTGGTCGAGGCGTTCAGCCTGGACGGCCCGCTGGACCGGTCGGCGCTGGCCGGCGCCCTCGACGCGCTGGCCGCTCGGCACGAGGCGCTGCGCACCCGCCTGGTTACCGTCTCAGGCTCGCCCGTTCAGCAGATCGACCCGGCCGACACCGGCTTTCAGCTGGCGATCGTGGACCTGAGCGGCCACGCCGACGCCGAGGCCGAGCTGGTCGGCATCCGAGGTCAGGAAGCCGCCGAGCCCTTCGACCTGGCCCGGGGGCCGCTGGCCCGCGGCCGGCTGGTGGTGCTGGGTCCGCGGCGGCACGTGCTGCTGCTGACCCTGCACCACGTGATGTCTGACGGCTGGTCGATCGACGTGCTGGCCCGCGAGCTCGGCGTGCTCTACGCCGCCCTGCGCGAGGGCCGGCCGGCGCAGTTGCCGCCGCTGCCGGCGCAGTACGCCGACTACGCGGCCTGGCAGCGCCAGTGGCTGAGCGGTGAGGTGCTGGCCGGCCAGTGCGAGTACTGGAAGCGGGCCCTGGACGGCGCGCCGGCGCTGCTCGAACTGCCGACCGACACCCCCCGTCCCGCCGAGCAGGACTACCGCGGTGACCAACTGCGGGTCGAGCTCGACGCCGAGCTGACCGCCTCACTGCACGCGCTGAGCCAGCGGCATGGCTGCACGCTGTTCATGACCGTGCTGACCGGCTGGGCGCTGGTGCTCAGCCGGCTGTCCGGGCAGGACGAGGTGGTCATCGGCACGCCCACCGCCAACCGCCGGCGGCCCGAGCTGGAGAACCTGATCGGGTTCTTCGTCAACACCCTGGCGTTGCGGGTCGACCTGACCGGCGACCCCACCGGCGCCGAGCTGCTGCAGCGGGTGCGCGCGGTGACGCTGGCGGCGCTGGAGCACCAGGACCTGCCGTTCGAGCAGGTGGTCGAGCTGGTCAACCCGGCTCGCAGCCTGGCCCACGCGCCGGTGTTCGGAGTCCTTTTCGCCTGGCAGAACAACGAGAATTCCGAATTGAAGCTGCCTGGCGTGCAGGTGCGCGCGCTGGGCGCGGTCAGCTCGGTGGCCAAGTACGACCTGACGCTGTCACTCGGGGAGTCCGACGGCCGGGTCGTGGGGACCCTGGAGTACGCCAGCGCGCTGTTCAACGCGGAGTCGGCCGAGCGCATCGCCGGCTACCTGCGACACGCCCTGGACCAGCTGGCCCGGCAGCCGGACCAGCCCGCCGCGACGCTGGCCCTGGTGGACGCGGCCGAACGCCGGCGGCTGGCGCAGGAGGCGCACTCCACCGACCAGCCGGTGGCCCACACCATCGCCGAGCTGTTCCGGGCACAGGTCGCCGCCACCCCGCACGCCATCGCGGTGGAGTCCGGCAGCCAGAGGCTGACCTACGCCCAGCTCGACGCCGCCGCCAACCAGCTGGCCCATCACCTGCGCGGCCAGGGCGTCGGGCCCGACTCGGTGATCGCGGTCTGCCTGCCGCGCTGCCCCGAGCTGATCGTCGCGCTGGCCGCCGTGCTCAAGGCAGGCGCGGCCTACCTGCCGCTGGACTCCGGGTATCCGGCGCAGCGGCTGGGCTTCCTGCTGGCCGACAGCCGGCCGGCGATGCTGCTCACCGACAGCAGCACCCGGGCGGCGCTGGCCGGGGCGCTGGCCCCAGGCTCGCTTGCAGTGCTCTGCCTCGACACCGACTCCGTCGGCTGGGCCGGCGCGCCGGTCCAGGACCCGGCGGTCGACCGGCTGCCCGCCCAGCTGGCCTACGTCCTCTACACCTCCGGCTCGACCGGCCAGCCCAAAGGCGTCGCCCAGACCTGGCGCACCGCCGACAACCTGGTGCAGTGGCAGCTGACCCGCGCGACAGCCGGCAGCCGGCCCGCCGCCAGGGTGCTGCAGTTCGCCTCCATCAGCTTCGACGTCTCCTTCCAGGAGGTGTGGAGCACGCTGTGCCAGGGGGCCACCCTGGTGTTGCTGCCCGACGGCAGCCACCAGGAGCTGGACCGGCTGGACCGCTTCCTGGCCGAGCACGATGTGCAGCGCGCGTTCCTGCCGTCCGCGGTGCTGCAGCAGGTGGCGGGCTTAGCAGACAGCGCCCTGCCCGGGCCGCCGTCCGGCTGCGAGATCATCACCGCCGGTGAGGCGCTGCAGGTCAACGACCAGCTGCGGGCCTGGCTGCGGCGGCTCGGCGGCGAGCGGTTCTACAACCAGTACGGCCCCACCGAGACGCACGCGGCCAGCCAGGAGGTGTTGCCGGTCGCCGACGCCGACCGCTGGCCGGCGCTGCCCTCGATCGGGACGGCCGTGGACAACACCCGGCTCTACGTCCTCGACGCCCGGTTGCAGCCGGTTCCGGTCGGCGTCGTCGGCGAGCTCTACATCGCCGGCGCCAGCCTGGCCCGCGGCTACCTGCACCGGCCGGGGTTGACCGCGCAGCGTTTCCTGCCCGACCCGTTCGGCGCGGCGGGCGAGCGGATGTACCGGACCGGCGACCTGGTCCGCCGGCATCCCGACGGCAGCCTGGATTACACCGGCCGCGCCGACCGTCAGGTGAAGGTGCGCGGCTTCCGGGTGGAGCTCGGCGAGGTGGAGAGCGCGCTGCTGGCGCTGCCCGGCGTGCGGGAGGCGGCCGTGCTGGTGCGCGAGGACCAGCCGGGTGATCAGCACCTGGTCGGCTACCTGGTTGGCGCCATCACCGTTGAGGCCGCGCGCGAGCAACTGGCCCAGCGGCTGCCGGGGCACCTGGTGCCGACCCGATGGGTGCCGCTGGAGCGGTTGCCGCTGACGGTGAACGGCAAGCTGGACCGCCGGGCGCTGCCCGCGCCGGAGCGCGCCGGTGACGCGGCCGGCTACCAGCCGCCGGCCACCGAGACCCAGGCGCGGCTGGCTGAGATCTGGGCCGAGGTGCTGCGCCTGGACCGGGTCGGGGCGCGGGATGACTTCTTCGCCCTGGGCGGGCACTCGCTGCTGGCGACCCGGCTGATCGCCGCCGTCAACCAGCGGATGTCGGCGCGGCTGTCGCTGCGCAGCCTGTTCCAGCATCCGGTGCTGGCCGACCTGGCCAGCCATCTGGCCCGCCAGTCGACCGAGCAGCCCGCCGGTGCGCTGCCGGACGGGGACGCCGCCGAGGAGGCGCTGGTGCTGCCGCGGCTGGCGCCCGACCCGGCCGGTCGCCACCAGCCCTTCCCGCTGACCGACATCCAGCAGGCCTACTGGGTGGGCCGGGACTCCACCATCTCCCTCGGCGGGGTCGGCGCGCACGGCTATGAGGAGATCCGGCTGCCCGAGTTCGACTCCGACCGCTTCACCCGGGCGCTCAACCGGTTGATCGACCGGCACGACATGCTACGGGCGGTGTTCTCCTCCGACGGCCAGCAGCGGGTGCTGGCCCAGACGCCGCCGTACCAGATGACCCACCACGATCTGCGCGGCCTGGCGCCGTCGGATGCCGACCGCGGGCTGGCCGAGATCCGGGACCGGATGTCGCACCAGCTGTTCGACGCCGGCCGCTGGCCGCTGTTCGAGTTCGCGGTGACCCTGCTCGACGGCGAGGTCCGGCTGCACCTGAGCACCGACGCCCTGATTCTCGACGCCGCGAGCACCGACCTGCTGGAGCGCGAGCTGGCTCAGCTCTACACCGACCCCGACGCCGAGCTGCCGCCGTTGGGAGTGACCTTCCGCGACTGCGTGCTCGCCGAGCGGTCGCTGCGGCAGGGCCCGCGCTACCAGCGCGCCCGGCGGTACTGGCAGCAGCGGGCCGGAAGCCTGGCCGGGCCGCCGGACCTGCCGCTGGCCCGCCAGCCCGACACCGTCCGCCGGCCGCGTTTCACCCGCTACCAGCAGGTGCTGCCAGCCGAGCAGTGGAACGCGCTGAAGGCGATCGCCGGACGGCACGGGGTGACCGCCTCGACGCTGCTGCTGACCGCGTTCGCCGAGGTGCTGGCGCTGTGGAGCCGGCAGCCGCGCTTCACCCTGAGCCTGCCGCTGTTCAACCGGCTGCCGTTGCACCCGGACATCAACTCGGTGCTCGGCGACTTCACCTCGCTGGTGCTGCTCGAGGTGGACGTGGCCGCCGACGCCGGCTTCGCCGAGCAGGCCCGCGCGGTCCAGGACCGGCTGTGGCAGGACATGGACCACTCGGCGATGAGCGGCGTGCTGGTGGTGCGCGAGCTGTCGAAGGCACGCGGCACCCAGCCCGGCGCGATGCCGGTGGTGTTCAACAGCACGGTGGGCATGGCCGACACCGCCCCCGGACAGGCGCAGTTCACCGAAGGCGACCTGGCCCGGGCACTAGGCGGCGAGACCGCGCACAGCATCACCCAGACCCCGCAGGTGTGGATCGACCACACGGTGTTCGAGGTCCAGGGCCGGCTTCAATTCAACTGGGACAGCATCGACGAGCTGTTCGGCGAGGGCATGGTGGCCCAGATGTTCGCCGCCTACTGCGCGCTGCTGGACCGGCTGGCCGAGCCGGCGGCCTGGCAGGCCACCGTCGACCAGTTGCTGCCGCTGGCCCGGCTGCAGCCGTCGGTCCAGCCGTCGCCGCCGGCGCTGCCGCTGCTGCACGAGCTGTTCCAGCGCCGGGCGCAGGCCCAGCCCGAGGCGGTCGCGGTGCTGGCGGCGGACCGGCAGCTGAGCTATGGGCAGCTGGACCTCCAGGCGCGCCGGCTGGCCGGGCGGCTGCAGGCGGCCGGCGTGCGGCCCGGCGAGCTGGTGGCGCTGAGCTTGGAACGCGGCTGGGAGCAGGTGGCGGCCACCCTGGCGGTGCTGTACGCCGGCGCCGCCTACCTGCCGATGGACCCGACGCTGCCGGCCGAGCGGGTCGCCCACCTGCTGGAGCGCACCGAGGCCCGGCTGGTGCTGGTGCAACCGGGCCGGGCCAACGCCGTGGAGCTGCCAGCCGGCGTGTCGGCGCTGGCGGTCGACGAGGGCTCCTGCGGCCCCGCCGGCCCGGACTGGCAGCCGGTGAGCCGGACCGGGGATGACCTGGCCTACGTGATCTACACCTCGGGCTCGACCGGCGCCCCCAAGGGCGTGATGATCGATCACCGCGGCGCGGTCAACACCCTCCTCGACGTCAACCAGCGCTTTGCCGTCGGCCCGGCCGACCGGGTGCTGGCGCTGTCGTCGCTGAGCTTTGACCTGTCGGTGTTCGACATCTTCGGCGCGCTGGCCGCCGGAGCGGCGGTGGTGCTGCTGAGGCCGCAGCTGGCCGGCGACCCGGCCCACTGGCTGGAGCTGCTGCACGCCCACCGGGTGAGCGTCTGGAACTCGGTGCCGACGCTGCTCGGCATGCTCGTCGAGTACGCCGAGGGCGGCCGCGAGCTGCCGCCCTCGCTGCGGCTGGTGATGCTGTCCGGCGACTGGATCCCGCTGGCGTTGCCGGGCCGGTTGCGCCGGCTCGCGCCCGCGGCCCAGGTGCACAGCCTGGGCGGCGCCACCGAGGCCTCGATCTGGTCGATCCACTACCCGATCGGCGAACTGGACCCGGCCTGGCGCAGCGTCCCGTACGGCAAGGCGCTGGCCAACCAGCAGTTCCACGTCCTCGACGACGCGCTGCGACCCTGCCCGACCTGGGTGCCGGGCCAGCTCCACATCGGCGGCATCGGCCTGGCCCAGGGGTACTGGCGCGACGAGGCCCGCACCGCCGCCAGCTTTATCACCCACCCGATCACCGGCGAGCGGCTCTACCGAACCGGCGACCTGGGCCGGTTGCTGCCCAGCGGTGACATCGAGTTCCTCGGCCGGGAGGACGGCCAGGTCAAGGTGCACGGTTACCGCGTCGAGCTGGGCGAGATCGAGGCGACGCTCGAGGCGCACCCGGCGGTGCGGGCCGCCGCGGTCCGGGTCTGGGGGCAGGCGCACGGCGACAAGCGGCTGGCCGGCTATGTGGTGGTGGACCGGGCTGGGCAGGGCCAGGATGAGCCGAGCCGGCACGAGCTGACCGAGCACCTGGCTGGCAAGCTGCCGGCTTACATGGTGCCGTCCTCGATCACCTTTCTCGACAGTTTCCCCTTGTCGACCAACGGAAAAGTCGACCGAAGCCGGCTGCCCGAGCCCGGCCGCGCGAGCCAGCCCGCGGCCGAGGCCCCGGCGGTGCGGTCACCGGCCGAGCTTCGGCTGGTGGCGATCGTCGAGGGCGTGCTGGACCAGCCGTGCATCGCGGCGGAGGCGAACCTGCTGCAACTCGGGGCCACGTCGATCGACGTCGTCCGGATAGCCAACGCGCTGTCCAGCGAGCTGGGCTTCCGGCCGCAGCTGGCCCAGCTGATGCGCAAGCCCACTCTGACCGAGCTGCTCGCGATGTTCGGCCAGCACTGCCGTGAGCAGGCGATCGCCGCCCGCGCCCAGCGCGGCGCCCAGCACGCGCCGGGCGCCTCCAGCGGTCCGGCGAGCGCGGACGGCGTCGGCGTGGTCGAGGACCCGCGGGCACGGCAGCAGCTCAAGGCGGCCGGTCTCGGGCTGCGCAGCGTCGACAGCGGCGCGCCGGCCGTCGCGCTGGCCGCCCCGACCGATCCGGCCTTCGCGCGCCGCTATGCCCAGCTGCGCTCGGTGCGGCAGTTCCGCACCGAGCCGGTCGGCGTCCAGACCTTGTCCCAGTTGCTGGCGTGGCTGTCCCAGCGCGAGCTGGACGGCCGTGGGAAGTACCTCTACGGCTCGGCCGGCAGCAGCTACCCGGTGCAGACCTACCTCTATCTCAAGCCGGGCCGGGTGGCCGGCGTGCCGGGCGGGGCGTACTACTACGACCCGAGCGAGCACCGGCTGGTGGCGGTCGGCGCCGGACGGACGCTGAGCCCGGACGCCTATGACTACTTCGTCAACCGCCCGGTGTTCCAGGCGGCCGCCTTCGCGCTGTTCCTGGTGGCCGAGCTGGCGGCGATCGAGCCGCTCTACGGGTCTGAGAGCCTGGGCTTCTGCCAGGTCGAGGCCGGTGCGATGGCGCAGTTGCTGACGATGGCCGCGCCGGAGCTGGGCGTGGGGCTGTGCGGCATCGGCTCGGTGGAGCGGGCCGAGCTGGCTCCGCTGCTGGAGCTGGGCCCGACCCACCAGCTGGTCTACTCGATGGTGGGCGGCCTGCGGGCGCCGCAGCCGGGCAGCATCGAGCTGGACGGCGCCGAGATGGACGGCGCCGAAATGGACGGCGCCGAGATGGAACAGATCGAGATATGA
- a CDS encoding MbtH family protein, producing the protein MSNPFDDPDAQYLVVVNGEAQHALWPAFAGVPAGWTIALPASSRQECLDYVERHWTDMRPASLIEAMAEQESIGLAGS; encoded by the coding sequence GTGAGCAATCCGTTCGACGATCCCGACGCCCAGTACCTCGTCGTGGTCAACGGCGAAGCGCAGCACGCGCTGTGGCCGGCGTTCGCCGGCGTCCCGGCGGGCTGGACGATCGCGTTGCCGGCCAGCAGCCGGCAGGAGTGCCTGGACTACGTCGAGCGGCACTGGACGGATATGCGCCCCGCAAGCTTGATCGAGGCGATGGCGGAACAGGAGAGCATCGGTCTTGCCGGCAGCTGA